In Chryseobacterium sp., the genomic window TGGTGGGTCTTACGTCGAAGTTTTTAGGGGCTGCTATTTTTTTGGCTTTCCATTTGCCTGATATTATTCTGAACATATTTTTCTTAGGGTTTAGGGAGTAGATTATAGGAGGCAGGTGATTATGTTTGGGTTCTAATCCCTATTACCTGCGGCCAGTAACCTAGTTAAGTATAAAATTCTTATTGGGAATATTGTCAAAAACAATCTTCAGGTTTTTAACAAATTTCTGAAGCTCTGAAATAAAGGTTTCGTTCTCTGTCGTTTCGCCATAGGCAAAAAAGCTGGTTTCATTGATTCCGAAACCTATTTTGCTGAGGGTAAACATGATAAAGTAAAGAAAGTCAACCTCCGAGTTGACATCCAGGTTGTTGTAAAGGATGATTTTTTTCTGATCAATCGCAAAAAACTCACATTGATTATGATAAAGATTAATATGAATCTCCTTATTGCCTTTATTGTTAAGAGAACTTAAAAACTTTTCCCCCGAAAAATTAAAATGAACAGGAACAGCAAGCTCCTTTATTTTTTTATAATAGTATTTAGGAAAAGTATAATAAAACTGGATATTGAATTTTTTGTTAATAGAAAGCATCAGCTCCTCTTTCTCTCTGTCAGCAGGTGCATTGAAGGCGATCAGGTCAAATCCTGCCTCATGCTCTGAAAATCCTTCCGGCATCAGGGTAAAATGATTCAGCGCAGAGATGATCTGAATCTCATCAAACCGCTGTCTGATAAGGATCTCATCCAGTTTATCTTCAATAAGGTTAGCCGGGGTTTCTTCTGTGACGAAATAAGATTTTTCTTCCAGAATGTTTTTGTTTTTGACAATCTGGTAGATTAATCCGTCTTTGGTAAAAAGTAAATTAAGTACGTTCATAATTCAATTCCTGCAAATTTAGTGAAATTCTACCATTACCGCACCTGATTGGTGATGAAGTATTTCCTTATTATAAAAATCAATATTGACCTGGCTTTCCAAAACATCCCGAACCATTCTCTGTAAGATCCCGTCTCCGATGCCATGAACGATTTCCAGTCTTTTTAAATTGTTTTTTCTGCAGAATTCCAATACTTCTATTAGTTTTTCCTTTTGAATAAACAATCTTTCAAAGCTGTCATAATCATTCGGATTCTTCACTAAATTATGAAAATGAAGGTCTAAAACCAAATGATTTTTCTGATGCTTTTTAGAAATAACTTTTCGGGGCTCTGCTTTTTTTCACCCTGATGTTTTCGTAAAGCTCTTCATCTTTGGGAACGAGCTTTTCTTTTGGATATTGATAAGTGAATCCGTATTCATCTTTGAAAACAACAATATTTCCGTTCACGGAAGTGACCACTCCGCTTAAATCTTCATCTACTACAGAAACTTTATTACCAATTTTCATAGTTTTTTAACCTATTTTGCCTCCAGACTTCCACATTACTGCTGCAATTATCAGTCCGGATCCATCTTGTTTTTAAGGAGCTTTTTCCCGCTATCCGCTCTTACTCCTCACTCCATCCTTTGGCCTGCTCCTGTTGCGGGGTAACCGCTACTATCGGGGCTAGGAAAATCACAGGACTTGAACGGTCAGCATTCCTTTACCATCTTGGTTTTCCCCGCCTTTTCCCGGTTAAACTTTCGGACCCAGTTCAATAATTTCCAGATCCTTGATTTCTGAACCCTCAACGACAAACCGCATCATCGTTCTCATCTTATGCCAGCCCTGCTTTCCACAGGCCCCCGGATTAAGATGCAAAAGCTGGTTCTTCTCATCATACATAGCCTTTAAAATATGAGAATGTCCTGAAATGAATAGCTTGGGAGCCTTATCAGCAATTTCCTTCTTGGTTAGCGGAGTATATTTTCCAGGATATCCCCCGATATGGATCATCAACACTTCAAGGTCTTCACAGAAAAAACGGCTGACTTCCGGAAACTCAGAACGGATCTTAGCATTGTCAATATTTCCGTAAACTCCCTGTAATGGTTTTATCTTTTCCAGCTGCTCAATCACCTCCATACTCCCAAAATCCCCGCAGTGCCAGACTTCATCCGCCTGGGCCGCATATTCTAAGATCCTGTTATCAATATAAGAGTGGGAGTCGGAAAGGAGAAGTATTTTTGTCATGATCTAAGGGGTATTTCAGTGATGTTTTCGTGGTATTTGTCTTTGAAAACGGCAACGCGCTCAGGATTCAATTCGCCATCATGGTTGATCATTCTTTCTTTAAGCAACCCTCTTACCAATTTTTCCATTCCTTTTCTGGAATTCATAAAATGGGCTGTTTTAGCCATAGCTGTCGATTCTACTTGAGTCTTTTCAGTCAGAAAATTTAAAATAAAATCATCATCATTTACATATCTTGGGGTTTCATGATCCATGTACCTGTATAGCAGAACCTCTTCATCATCTTTCATAGAAAAAAATGAATATTGGGCTGCATTGATTTTTTCTGCTTTGAGAATCTGCTTACCATCCAGCAGCACCTTATCATCTTTGATGACTATCTCCTGGGAGAAATATAAATTACAGCTTATGATCAGCAAGAATAAAGCGAATAACCTGCTTATTGCCATTTTTAATGCTTTTTAGACTGCAAATATAAAGAAGCTTTAAGGTTATTTACTACATTTGGAAAAATTAAAAAAGCAATGAAGCAGAAACTTTCTTTTTTTGTTTTTCTTTTAACCGTAGGGCTGGCAAATGCTCAGGTGGAAGAAAAAAAACTGGATGAATTAATTCAGAATACTTTGAAAACCTTTGATGTTCCCGGAATGTCTGTAGGAATTGTAAAGGATGGAAAAGTGACCTATTCCAAAGGCTTTGGAGTACGTTCCCTTACCACAAAGCAGCCGATGGATGACAATACACTGGTAGGAATTGCTTCCAACTCCAAAGGTTTTACCTGTGTAGCATTGGCTATGTTAGCAGATGAAGGAAAGTTGAACTGGGAGGATAAAGTTTCAAAATACATTCCGGAATTTCAGATGTATGATCCTTATGTTTCCCAGAATGTAACCATAAAAGACCTGATTACCCACAGAGCCGGACTGGGACTGGGACAGGGGGATTTGATGTTTTTTCCGGAAGGAGGAAGTTTAACCGTAAATGATATCGTGCATAATGTAAGATATCTGAAGCCGGAAAATCCATTCAGAACAACGCTGGACTATAATAATATCATGTTTATTGTGGCGGGAGAAGTGATTCACAGAGTTTCCGGATTGAGCTGGGCAGAATTTATAGAACAGCGGATTATGAAACCTGTGGGAATGACATCCAGTTTTGGAAGTTATAACAGGGCTAAGGCCAGTTCTAACAAAATTGATGCTCACGCTCCTGTAGAGGGAAAAGCTGTTGCCGTCCCGCATGACTGGAATGAAACAGCCAATGCCGCCGGAGGAATTATGAGTAACATTAAAGACATGACTACCTGGGCAGAATGCCTGTTGAATAATTTCACAACAAAAGACGGTAAAAAATTA contains:
- a CDS encoding DUF3822 family protein — protein: MNVLNLLFTKDGLIYQIVKNKNILEEKSYFVTEETPANLIEDKLDEILIRQRFDEIQIISALNHFTLMPEGFSEHEAGFDLIAFNAPADREKEELMLSINKKFNIQFYYTFPKYYYKKIKELAVPVHFNFSGEKFLSSLNNKGNKEIHINLYHNQCEFFAIDQKKIILYNNLDVNSEVDFLYFIMFTLSKIGFGINETSFFAYGETTENETFISELQKFVKNLKIVFDNIPNKNFILN
- a CDS encoding Smr/MutS family protein, which translates into the protein MKNPNDYDSFERLFIQKEKLIEVLEFCRKNNLKRLEIVHGIGDGILQRMVRDVLESQVNIDFYNKEILHHQSGAVMVEFH
- a CDS encoding metallophosphoesterase family protein is translated as MTKILLLSDSHSYIDNRILEYAAQADEVWHCGDFGSMEVIEQLEKIKPLQGVYGNIDNAKIRSEFPEVSRFFCEDLEVLMIHIGGYPGKYTPLTKKEIADKAPKLFISGHSHILKAMYDEKNQLLHLNPGACGKQGWHKMRTMMRFVVEGSEIKDLEIIELGPKV
- a CDS encoding serine hydrolase; the protein is MKQKLSFFVFLLTVGLANAQVEEKKLDELIQNTLKTFDVPGMSVGIVKDGKVTYSKGFGVRSLTTKQPMDDNTLVGIASNSKGFTCVALAMLADEGKLNWEDKVSKYIPEFQMYDPYVSQNVTIKDLITHRAGLGLGQGDLMFFPEGGSLTVNDIVHNVRYLKPENPFRTTLDYNNIMFIVAGEVIHRVSGLSWAEFIEQRIMKPVGMTSSFGSYNRAKASSNKIDAHAPVEGKAVAVPHDWNETANAAGGIMSNIKDMTTWAECLLNNFTTKDGKKLVSDKNVQQLWSMQIPDKVAAKNPYDTSFYGYGLGWFLSDVKGHKQVQHTGGLIGTVTQFTLIPDLKLGIVVLTNQQSGAAFNTITNTVKDSYLGVADRNWLKTYEERMAKANGEFEKQKKEAFAKSEAFKKEKGLQPKAEQFTGNYHDTWFGDVEITQQGNSYRIACKNAPRLKGELLPYSNNSFIIKWDDRSYDADAYIIFSYDENGKAQSAKLKAISDVTDFSFDFDDLDLKKK